Part of the Amblyomma americanum isolate KBUSLIRL-KWMA chromosome 7, ASM5285725v1, whole genome shotgun sequence genome, TTCAATGAATAAAcccaacaaagggcgtgatgatccaTACCGACctcgaaaggacggccgtacacgtaagggcgaaacttgcctagGATTTCATTCGTCGCTCCCCCTCTTCCGGGCATGCCCTTTGGCAAGAGGtacttatttatatatttattttactCCCAGGATAGACACAGTACATCAAAGAGCGGAACGGCAACTCACTGTAATATTGGAGATAAAAAAAGGGTACGGGGCTCAAATACTGATCCTTGAGGAACCTCATGACAAAGTGATAAAGTAGGGCAAACAGCCTCTTTATTGCTGACAAATTCAAAACGAAAAGAAAATCCACGTATTCATTTAAGAACTGCAGGGTCAAAGTTCAGCACACTTAGTTTACCTAATAGCAGTGAGTtattaactttatcgaatgctttagagAAGTCAAGAAATGTGCAGTCAGATGAAAAAGCGAAGTCCAATAGAAGTGCAAGTAGTAAGTGAAAGAAAGTAGTGGACCCTCTGAAGAGAAAAACTTTCCGAAGCCATGCGCTGTGAGAGAGAAGCAATTGTTATCCTCCAGAAAATTAACAAGGTGCGTAAATATGTGCACAATTTTTTTGCATGCTATTGATATTGGCCAATGGCTAGATGATTCTGTTTATCTCCGGCTTTATATCGTGTTATGATCACATCAGACTTCCAGTCCTCAGTAGTACACCATGGTGATACAATTGTGAGAATACGCATTTCATGATAATAGAACTGAACTCTTTAGCATTCCGTATAAATTTGCGATTTTTAGCATAAATTCCGCTTGAAGATGTTAGTTTCAAATCGACCATCGGTATGATGCCTGGTAAGTCAAACATGGTGGGATCCATCGCGAAATCATAGCACAGTTGGATATCGGGACGTTCGATAACATTGGATGAAGAAGGAGACGACTTAACGAAAGTATCATTTAGTACAGTAGCACAGAGGTGGTCGGGAGCATGTTCGCCGGTACGTGCAATAACGACATTTTATTGTGTTTCCGGGTTTTATCATGTTCCAGAAGCGGTTTGGATTAGTCTTCAGAATGTTCAGGAGGGTTACCTCAAAGAAGGTgggtttagtagacttttgtagATTTAGTAGATTTCGGCTGCCCTTCTACCAGTGCGCTTCGTGCAGCTGTGTTTTATGAAGAGCCGTGATGAATTGCGACGAAATCAATGGGGCCGATATCAACATTTTATTAACGCTCTTAGGGCTAATTTTATGCATGTTTGGCAAGTCAAGTTGCTGATCCATTGGGATTGAAGTTGAAAATTTACGTTCAGCGTGGCTCACATTTCAGACTTTATAAGTGGCCGGATGttgtaatttttattttagttATTATTCTTGTGCTTTATCGCAGATATTTTTATCATATAAAGAAACGCTTTCTCCGCAGATGTCTTCATACTGCCGAAGGCATTCTGGTGAAATTGAGTCCTTTGTTTCATCCGATACCCACAATGTGCATTctgaaaaagaattaaaaaaagatATTGTGACAACGTGGACCTCTAACGTTGACTGCAGTTGCTATTTGTGAATATTTATTAAGTGAATATGTGAATAAATACGTTTATAATTTATTTACTAATTTCGTACAATAAAAAGTCGTTTCCACGGTTTCCAGACCTCGCAGAGAAGATCTAGTGTCATTTAGAGTTGTTCAATTGCTTTTTCATGTCCACGATACACTACCGGCtattgatgatgatgttgagctgGCGGCCTTTCTTTTACAACGGGTGATCGTCAGCCTGAAACCTCTTATACGACCAAATAACTCCTACTTCATTGTTGTTTGGTTAACAATGTATGCGTGCCAGCCACGTTTTAGTAACATTCGAAACTAAAATGGAATTTTGGCGCTCGTACGCAGGCGAGAGTGTTGAGCTGAGATGTCTCTGCTATTTTGGCAAACCTGCCCGCAGAAAGGAAATTATGTCTGGAAATCTGAATGAGAGCCGCATGTGTAGTAGGGTTCGCCCGTTGGAGGGCCAAAGCCATGTGGAAAATGGTCTCATCGGCACTGTTGCACAGCTATGGAGAGCATTGAGCAGAACAAACGGGTTTGGAGGACACCGTTGCGCGCTTAGTAAAGCCGCCTGGTGCCGCTACAGCTCATGCAAAACGCCTCTCTCTCACTGACTGTCTTTTAGACGCTTCCTGGAGCGAGTGCTGGCTTCTCTTGTATTTTTCGCTTCCACATCTCGTTTCGCCTCCGCCGCCTGATCGCGAACCTGCCGCTCATGAGCGAGCTCGTGTGGAGCTCACCGTAAGGGCTAACTTCAGCTGGCTGGTTGAGAGGCCATGCGATCAGAGGCATAGGCAGAAAAGGCGCCTCAGCTAGCTTATTGTTTCGCTACCAAACTGACCAAACCGAAGGAAGCTTCCACGGCGGCATTTGTCCAGCACATTAGCTGTTCGCCGCGCATGCGCTCCGGCATTCCACCTCCAGTGCGTCACCTGAGGACAGTAACGCCATGGcgaccgtgtgtgtgtgtgtgtggtctgcGTTGCCGTGAGGGTGCTCGGTTTGTTTTGGACGGTGCCTTATAATCCTTAAAGATGCGCCGTTGGCCCTCTCGATAAGCACGAGAGAGCACCAGTCGATCGGTCAGGAAAGTTTCTACCGTTGGAGTATGTCTGCTTTCCCTCAATAGTCTCCATAATGCGCTGCACACAGCTTTCGCCAGGCCCAGGCAGCACGGTAAAAACCTACCGCCGTTTGGAAACTTGCGCCACGCGCACTTTTCTCACACGCTGCGAGTGAGCAAGCATGTCGAGAACATGCGCCGTAGCTGTCGCCTGGTACGGTTTTATGACCAACCCTTCTCGGTCGGAGAGGCCTGGCAGCCCGTAGCTTCTATTACTCTTAAGGAGCGCTTAATGCGAGCATCGTGTATCTTCCGCGATGTCAAGTTAACTTGTACATCATCAAATTCCCAAGCGGCGTTCTGTATTTGATGAGCGACGCGAATTTAAAAATATGCTACGAGGCAAACcgaactcaacgagctttcaaatcaAAATTGAAagtttggttttttgaggaaaggaaatgacgcagtaactgtctcacatatctcggtggacacccgaaccgcacagtaagggaaggaataaaggagcgagtgaaagaagataggaagaaagaggtgccgcagtggagggctgcggtataatttcgaccccctggggacctttaatatgcactgagatcgcacagcaaacgggcgccttagtgttccgcctccatcgaaacgtggccgcatTTCTAATGCTCGATATTTCGAGCCACATTGCTTGTTGAGGAGgaagaggatgaggaggagaAGTAAAGGCAGACAGGTTAAGCGGAAGAATAAACCGAATTGCTAGAAAATTTACACCGAGCTCAGCTTCAACTTTGACTGCCTGCAATTTCGCAGTATAATATTGGCTCCTAAAATCAAAAGTAAACAAAGTTGATTACCTTATTGTGCTAATTCATTGTCTTAGTACTGAGCGATGATCGCCTATCTATGCAATTCTCCTGCAAGGACCGCACTGACATATTATtcgcagttcttgaaacgaaaatccttgaactttgaaaaaaaattacctTGCATACTACACGAAAGAAGGCATTCATGATTATAAACAGCAGGCTTATATGGAAAAAAACAGCGTGGTCTTCCTGAAACGGCAAGCAGATGTTGTAACAAAGGCTTTCTCTGGGAAGCTGTGATCAGATGTCACCGCCGGACATGTGGCGTAGATATGGCTCGAAAAAAATCCTGAGAATGGTTTCTGAACTGACTGAGACCGTTCGCAGTGGTGCTTTTATTACAAAGCGCTCATATGTAAGTGATCAGAAAATAAAAGATCAAACTTCCACTTACGATAACCAAAGTAGTTTTGCTCCAGGACTCCACATGACGAGTAGTCGGTGTAAGGAAAGCGAGCAACTACAGGGTGACTGGTGTCTACGAGAAAATAGAAAGAATAATTTTTAATTAGGTGCAGCTCAGGTAGTGATTCAACCAGGACTTCTGTTGTTAAACGTTTTGAATATTAATACAGTAAGACAGTTTAAGATATGTTCAGTACTAGCTGTTATGAAGCTGCGAGGGTAACTGTCATATAAAAAGTGCACCTGACCGGCGACTGTGCTGATAAAATAATTGTGAACATGAAGCCCGTGAGCGAAGGCGAACTATCAGATAAACAGATGCGAACGCTTCTCGCAGGGAAGCAGCAGCACATTCAGACTCGTTTATTCACTCGAACTCAGCTCACTAAATTTTTATACACTTTCTTGCTCATCCGTCTAAACAACGGGAAAGTGCTAGTAGATTTAAGGTAATTTCTCGCTGATGGCGTATTTTCCGGCAATCGGTGTGATAGGCCGCAACAGAAAACATTATGGTGTCAACGCTGACAAATGGATTTATTCCTACCGCATTCACCAGACGATGAAGTTGAGTAATAAATATGTGCCGTGTGTAGCACTGCTGAGAAAGTTATTGTCCTCTCTTTGAGGATGCTGAGAGTATAAACTTCCCACGTTTAAACTTTCTGGTTCAATAAATTATTCTTGCAAACCGGTGCTTGTAAAAGCAGAACGGAATATAGTTCACCGAAAAGTTTAGTTTGGTGTTATGAGGTTTAatgacccaaagcgactcagtctatgagggccacagtagtgcagggctccagatgatttcaaccacctggggttctttacagtGCATTGAcgccgcacagtacacgagcctctagcatgtcgcctccatcgaaatgcgaccgccgcggtccaGATCAAAAGCGCgtatttcgggtgagcagccgagcacccgagccactgagccaccgcgactgcTGGAGCGACTGTCAAAGGGCAAAGGCGAACATAGTGAATGCCACCCTTGTGTGTTTGGCTCTGAAATGATGCAGCCTTTAGCGTTGTGGTAAATCTACTCACGGGACTGGAACTGGTGTATGCGACTCGAAATTTCGTTACGCTTAATTGCCACTCTACTTCCCGATGACATCTACTCTCCAGGGAACCGAGCAGGTGCTTTAAATGACTGGGATTGTAATGTTATATATCTGCTGTGGGTTCTGCGTGAGAAAGTGTACGCGAGAAAAAGAGAATCATGGCCACACAAACACACCGGGCAAGAAAGTGGCGACATGCTGAGAACAGTCTGATTTTCTTCTTAGGATGTAGTGTCCGATTTGCGCTGTTTCGTGCATTTCGAAACTGTTCCACTTTAGCTTTAAAGCACTTGAACAAATATTAAATTAACTCCGACAGGAGGTCAAGCGCCCGGAATTCGGCACTAAAAATTTCTTGAAAGACGTCTCATAACTTTATTACTTCAAGCAAGCTGGCTTTTCAATCAATTTGTCTACCCTACCGCAGTACTCATTTCAAAGCATACGGACATTGCAAAAGACTTGGCTGGGACCGCATTCTGCCTTAATGACAGTGCGGTACGCTAAAGACTGCAAACTGCAAAATCTTGCCATAGTAGTTAAACATTTGTATTGCATACTTGAGTAAACGCTAAAGCAATATAATGTCGCCGCTCTGTAGATTGCATATTCATCGAGAAAAGTAGGACCGATTCAAGCAGATATATATTTGCCGGCATGAACACGTGCCCCTAAACACAGAAGGGCCTATAGCTCTGCGTTTGTTGAATTTCTGCGCTTATTATAGCTCCCATGCATTTTATCACGGTCGGAGACGTTATGCTCTCTCTGCTGCGGCACGTCACTATGGCCGATGATGCCTCGGACGAATTCAGCTCCACTTCAGCGCACTTAGGAAAACGTCCGCACCCGAAGCGGGCCTCCTTGCCTCATACGTGGACCATAAGAATCAGCGCAGTGAAAGACTCATCTGGATTTTCAGCTGCTTCACAAAGGAACATGCTAAAGCCTTGAACTTTTCTCAGGACACATTAGGTTGCAGGGATTCACGTACCTGAGTCCACTATGGCCCGAGTAGTGCCGGAAGTGTTGCCTGGAGTGAAGTGGAAAGCGACACGTTCCCTGAGCAGAAAGAAACGAGGAGGAAGAACAGTAGAATATGCGCATAATTTCGTTAGGATTAATTGAAAGctaaaaagaaaacagtttatCACGCTTCACTGAGAAGTGATGAAGGAAGTTGCAAGAACAAGATTCCCTTCAGAAGTACTTAAAAACATCTTAAAGTATTCTAGCAAGCAACGCTCTTCTCGCAAACGCTTTCCTTACTATACAATCTCCTATCCGTAGTGAGTGCTGTCACTACTCAACAATAATATTTAGAAATATGCAGTCTATTGTACtcagaggaaataaaaaaatgctccAAAGTGGTTTATGCCTCCACAAAAAGCACAAGAGAATAATGCTTTTAGGATAGCTTAGAGACCGCATTCTAACGGCGGACTTTAAGCCTCTTAATCATCAGGAAGATCCTCATTCAAAATATTGCCCTGAAAACAGCCGCAACTACTGAGAAAATACAGCTGAAATTTCGTTTAATCTCTTCATTACTCCGACTATCCTAGTTAAAGGCCGATGTCCGATACCTAATATTTCTGAGGACGACTCTACTCACTTGTTATAGCTATGTCGGTTGTAATGATTTGATGTGTTATTTGCTTTAAGTAAACTAAAATCTGTTTATAGAATACCTAGCGCTTATTTTTTTCCTAACAAGTAAAGCTCACAGAAGAACACAAGTGAGAAGTACGTAACTATGGCGTCCCAGCGCCATGTATCATAAAACGTCCCAGCACCATGTATGATAATTTATTACAATAAGTACTGTATGGAGCTGCACATCGAGACCCAGCCTTGCCGTGTCGTCACTGGTGGCTGGGTGAAATGAAACCTTCGAAAAAAAATGATAACTTTAAAATAGCACGTATTAAAGTGatacgaaaaaataaaaataaaaagcggGTAAAATTGATAGTTATTACTACTTACTCATTATCAGTCAAACACGCTATCACCTACATTAACGcgacttttttttcttgagaacAATATTCTACGATATGTACAACGAAACCCTCCGGCAATGACTGAAAGAGACAGGTTGAAATTCTTGAATAGCTTTTAAAGATTCAATGCAAGAGAGCCAATCAGGGGCCGGGTTCTCAAGTACGGTTATTTTAACATATTGTGCAAACGCCTTTTTAAACACTTCCTATGTTGCTGAGTGTCAGGGCCTACGCGAGGCTCCGCCATTTTGTTTCTTCGTGTACTGTTCAAGCCCTAAAGCCATTACAAGGTCTTATAACTCACCGTCCTCGCTTTCAGTCGAAGCGTATGTTTGCACCTTGAGGTCGAAAGGAAAATCCTTCTAAGGAGTCCTTAAAGACTACAACAGCGCGATGACTGGCATGAAGATGACTATTTTTCTATAACAAGTCAGTGCGTTTTGAAATGCCTCCGATTCATTCCCTCAAGTGAACTTGCCAATATATGAGTGCCCCTGAAAGAATGCTGGAACTGCTAGTCGGTTTATGGCAGGTGCTACTTAAATACTTAATCACGACGTGCAATATCTATACCATGAACGGGACGCGGCTTCAAAACCGGCCAAGTGGGCAGCGAGGAGAATGTGTCACTTTCAAGTGAACATTTTGTACACACGGTGTTTCCCTTAAAATTttaattaatttttaaaaataggatttttgagttagaagagcgtttttaaCGACAATGCATTGTCAGTGGAGTCGTACATCAGAATGTACCTAagaagtgctaactagcagggTGTTTGACTAATACCAGCTTTGTCAATGACATTGTTCGATGCACAGACTGCGCTCAGTTTGTCTCTTACACGGATGATACGACGCTTTCTGTTAGGGACAAGACAGAACCAGAGATTGAATGGCTATTGAATAAAGCACTTGTTGATTTACACCAATGGGTTAACATGAACCGTTTAAGGATAAACCAGTCTAAAACACAAGCAATTTTATATTCACCAAAAGAAAAATATCAGCTGATGTAATTGAGAATGGTtgtttggcgggctagttggttcatatctaacatgtgttgcagcgcgaaccacaaggtgtgtaagcatgccatcagttgttctaaccaagaaagagctgaagtttctggatcaatggtgattgtcctaatctcctatgcctttcatgctgattgctttgcctgccctttcctgctgaaggttcaaatgtgtaaaaatgcgtggcctatcagggaaataaatagttggaagtcagcgctcttttcactctgtctgtcgtcgtcccttcttgtggttcgcgctgcaacacatgttagatgTAATTGAATCTATGTGTAGGTACGGATCGCATCCAGGTTGTCGATACAGTGAAAATAGTCGGTGTTCATTTCTCAAAACATTTAACTTGGAACAAGCATGTTGAGTACCTTCAATCGAAAATATCCGGTGCCGTTGGCCTTATTGTGACACTGAGAGAAATTTTGCCCATCAAAGTTAGAATTCTTCTCTATAATTCCCTACTATTATCGGTTCTTCAGTATTTTATTATTATCTGGGGCACGACTGGTATGACAGATTAAAAAACAACTAcgcttaattaaaaaaaaacagttcggtATATCGCTAATATGTCCTTGTTGCCTCGCTCGGCTCCCCTTTTAGAGAAATATAAAGTACTTCCAGTGTTTTGTCTTTATAACTAAAAGGTAATGCTAATTTATAAATCTTttgtgaaagaaaaacaaagtttttaatATCATTAGCCCAGCAACAAGAAAACACGAGACTTCGCCTTGCGAGGCACAAGAAAAAATGGCTTGTACCTGCTCCTCGCACTTCATACAATACGCAATCCTTTAAAAATACTATTGCCATGTTACTCAATACTTTAGAGGCATCGAATTTCGACGCATTACACGAACCTAAACATACCATCAGTCTATTTTATAGGTTTCTTGATCTGGTAATGTAAGAAGTTTCTTGTGCTGTAATTGTTGCACACGTGTCCCTTGTAGAAATTTGCTGTTGCCTCAGTTTATTATATACTGTGTCCAGAATGTCCAACACATTGTAcctgcatttgttttgtttgtttttcttttctttctgtgtCCGAAGCGTAACAAACTATTATTGTCTTGCGATGTTGAACTTCTATTTAGTTTTTGCGCTTTAATTATATTGCCTCTGTAATTtatatttgtatttattttgcCTTTGTTATGGTGGTTTTTGTCTCCGACACGCTGCAGTGCCACTATGTAGGAAACAACTTTTAGTCCCGGTTTCTACCTTTTCGAGCGTAAAGGAAATAAATATGAAATGAAATGCTGAATAGTTAGCTTTCTCACTATTATTGTTAGGCTTCTTTATAATTGTTGGGAGGCATGTAGGTTATTGTAAGCAATACCCATAGAAATGTTTAGAATTTTCAAAACGCAGTAGCCTTCGTATCTGTGGCTCAACAAATATTGGTTCCGTAGCatcaaaatatatgcgctttccggaagcttgctggcaaagcaacctctaCAGTCCATTTAACTCATCGAAATAATcgaaatttgttggaccacagtgccgagggtaaccgcgttttagaaattctaagaactgatatcgatattacttgcggtgggctGCACGCCACTAAATAATTAATGAACCAAGCAGTAAAAGCTGAAAACTTTACGCTTCAATattagtcaaccagcctgctTATGAGCACGTCTTATATGGATTGTGATGTACCACACGGATTAAAATTATATgtggaaaaagcgctcttctaactgaaaaaacCTATATTCTTAAACTGTGTAAAATTTTAGGTTAAACACCCTGTGTAGGCTGACGAAAATTAATCTTCACAGGTTTCTTAACATAGGCACTGAGCGCTAATTGAAATCCACCTCTGCACATATGTTATCCTTTAAATGGGACCCACTGTGAAATAATTGTCACCGTCACTATACTAAACTATATTAACAATCTTTTTAGCCACTAAGGCTAGCGCAAATATTTGTGCTGGAAACATAGAGGCAGTCGCATTTTTAGACTACTCTCTTTTGCAGAATTCTTGTAGGGCACGCGTGTTCCGAGATATCGTGATATCGCTTAATTACGCATGCAAAGCAGTGGCAGTCGACACGAAACCAATCCCTAGTGTGATTCAAATTACACGTGGGGGTTTCTTCCACTCTGACAACCAGAAGGGAAAGGGAAACTGTTATCAGCCTCAACGGCCGCTCTGATGCTCTAGGTTGGCAGACGAAATGTCAAGCAAGGCGGGGATAAGTTTTGCACCAGTCGTCGCTGCCTTGCGTGCTCAACTACGCAGATTAAGCTGAAAATCTGGACGAGAATATCTCGGAACACTAACGTTCAACGAGGATTCCACTATTATAGTTGTGCAGGAATACGACTGCTTCTTAAATTTTAATACAACATGCCCACATACTGGAGCCACTAAAATTCGTAATTCATCGTAGTTAATTAGATGACTGATGGTGACAGTTATAATTTCGCTTTGTGTCTGCCAGGCCGCATAACATACATGCAGGTGCAGATTTCACGTACCTCACAGCGCCTATTTTAAAGAATCATCTAAAGGATAAATTTTATCACCTGGTATATAAACATATCAGCAAACGTAAAACTACTGACGGCTTGGCTATCGGAAGTGTAGCGCAGGAAAGAGTGAAAAAGTTAAAAACTATAACAAAGGAAATTTCACAAAATAAGCACTGTGTGCAGGTTTTTTTTTGCGTACTGgtcaaaaaatttatttttacatTTAAAATAGAAAAATGTTATAAAATTAATGAGCACCGAAGATAGAAAATGGCCGCTGCTTTATCGAATAAAATTCACGCGACTGTGACAGGTATGCTTTTAGAGATAGCTTTCTGCTAAGCAGCATAAAAAATTGACATTCGCGGGGCCTTGCTCACCAGACCATCTGATTTTGCCATTCCTTCATTGGACAACAGTCTTCATCGTCGATGACATGAATATTAAATTTACTCTAAAGCGCTGTGCTATTACCGCTGCGCTATCAAATCGGTTGTTTTGCATTGAGGGAGCGATCGTTTTGCTTTTCTGtcgttcatatttttttttacagctcgAGAAAGGTGTTCATGTGACTCGCACGTGGTTTCCGCCATAGAAAAAAATCGGCGGGTTTATCGAAAAACTGCTATCATGCCTTGGTTGTTACGGAAACTTACGTTTCCTTGTCCTCAGCAGCATGCAGAAACCACAGGTATGTGGCGGAGGGAGCCTCAGCGTCGAATTGAATACGCCGCGCTGTCAGGCACTTGAACATCGGGTCTGGATTGACGTCCCTGACAGCCACCATGTCAATGAGGCCCGAGAACATCTGCAAACCAAAGCACACAAAgtgtaaattttttttactttggatattttgctttatttttcatttgtttgCACCTGACCTTTTTTTAGCGCCCTCACTGATGTATCGGCTACAAAAATCCCCAGGACGGCCCGCCGGTTGCTCAATTGCATCGCAGCGTCACCTGCGTTACGTAGCGGTCTGAAAAGGGTACGTCCATTTAGAGCGCCAAGGGGTGCTCGTCCGGAAGCATCGGCTGCGCCTTTAAGTGTTGGTGTGAGAAGCAGCCCGCACGATGAGTCGAGAAACAGGCCCGTCCCGGCGCGTGCCACCACCCTGATAAGGCGCCGTTAAGATGTATTTATCTTCTGGATTTTAGCAGCAGCTGGCTGCTACAAGGTGCCGGGGCATTGCTTCGCGTACGAAGCACTTGGAATCAGCGCGGGCGGCATAGGCGCATCGTGTGACGGTTTTCTTGGCATTGTTGCAGGGTGGGAATTAATTTTTTATATTACTGAATCTCCGTGCGTTTTGCCGCCCTGCCTGCTGCCAGATTCCTGCGATGTGTGCTGTGCATTGTGCCACTAAGGTAGCAGCTCAAGAAGGCTGAGCTGGCCAAATTTCGTGAAGATTTAAGAAAGGACATGCGAAAATTCAAAGCTAAGAtggaagccaccgcggtggctgagtggttatggctctcggctgctggctcgaaagacgcgggttcgatcccggccgcgacggccgaatttcgatggaggcgatattcaagaggcccatgtactgtgcgatgtcggtgcacgttaaagaatcccaggtggtcgaaatttctggagcccttcactacggcgtctctcatagcctgagtcgctttgggacgttaaaccctcataaaccataaacaaaaccaaagctAAGATGGATCGAGATTTAAGGACTGAAATACCGGAACTGACGGCAAGCCTCTCGTTTCTAAGTGATCAAAACGACACTCTGCTGTCAGAGAACAAGACACTCGGAGCAAAATGAAAAACTGCAAATTGTATGCCAAGAACTAAAAGGCACACCTCCCCAACAGGACGAGCATCTTTTTAACATGCTTAACGACATTGGGCAACTTCTACACGTGCCCATTGCTGATGATGACATTGAGATTTGTCACCGTGTGCCTGCAAAAAACGCAGATGCTGTGCCAAATATTGTCGTCAAATTCCGGCACCGCTCTAAACGAGATGCAGTACAGAAGGCGAAAAAGATGCGCATTTCGACAAAAGATCTTAGCCACTCCACCGGCGCCCCAGTTTTTGATCAACGAACATTTATGACGGGTAGTTAGGCAGTTACTTGGAATGGCCgtaacaaaaaagaaggaacataAGTGGAGCTTTGTTTGGATCAAAAGCGGAGAGGTGCTTGCAAAGAAAGATGAGTCATCTAATGTTGTTCGTATCCGACAAACACAGGACCTTGATAAGATCGTTTAAATGAAAATGGCGGTGCCCCCATCTGATGTGAACGCCGTCGTTCGTTCCCACAAAGATATCAGGCTGACATGCTTTCACTTTAACATCTGTTCCGCAAGACATAAAGAAGAAGAACTGGCTACCTTTTTAAATGAATTT contains:
- the LOC144099352 gene encoding uncharacterized protein LOC144099352, yielding MSRIQLLPVLTVGALHLCFFAPLGSAGPGPNKLQRETPDVFKMFSGLIDMVAVRDVNPDPMFKCLTARRIQFDAEAPSATYLWFLHAAEDKETERVAFHFTPGNTSGTTRAIVDSDTSHPVVARFPYTDYSSCGVLEQNYFGYQCTLWVSDETKDSISPECLRQYEDICGESVSLYDKNICDKAQE